The following are from one region of the Capsicum annuum cultivar UCD-10X-F1 chromosome 1, UCD10Xv1.1, whole genome shotgun sequence genome:
- the LOC107862730 gene encoding aspartic proteinase CDR1-like has protein sequence MEINANLIPTLILLSFFHLSFVCCRKSVNGFTLDLIHNDSPRSPFHNPSSTPYERFQNAFHRSLSRASFFNKIGVNSIQSTVIPTRGEFLMKISVGTPPVDTLVIVDTGSDLTWTQCKPCVKCFKQVIPIFNPKSSSSYKTVSCTDKLCREVSKPIKCTKNVCNYVVNYGDQSHTSGDLSIETFRFASTSGKDVSIPNIVFGCGHQNAGTFNNATSGIIGLGGGNVSIVNQMHQEIKGKFSYCLIPLAISSSNPNVTSHINFGDNAIVSGPGVVSTPLFRNPMQPTFYFLNLKAVSVGSNRVKYQSSPISPPAGDGDHGNIIIDSGTVLTFIPDAFYLNLGSLLMRSVNATRKDDPSGTFTVCYEPNENGTINVPKIVAHFTDADLELSPTSVFAKVADDLVCLTIVPGNQVAIFGNLLQSNFLIGYDLVANKVSFKPTDCTKQ, from the coding sequence ATGGAGATTAATGCTAATCTAATCCCTACGTTAATTCTTCTATCTTTCTTtcatctttcttttgtttgttgtcGTAAAAGTGTAAATGGCTTCACCCTCGATCTTATCCATAATGATTCTCCTCGTTCACCTTTTCACAACCCATCAAGCACTCCATATGAACGCTTTCAAAATGCCTTCCATCGGTCATTATCCCGAGCTTCCTTCTTTAACAAAATAGGTGTTAATTCAATCCAATCGACTGTTATTCCAACCCGAGGTGAATTCCTCATGAAAATCTCAGTTGGAACTCCCCCAGTAGATACTCTTGTCATTGTTGACACTGGCAGTGACTTGACATGGACACAATGCAAGCCTTGTGTTAAGTGCTTCAAACAAGTGATACCAATTTTCAATCCAAAAAGTAGCTCATCTTATAAAACTGTTAGTTGTACCGATAAACTTTGTAGAGAAGTAAGTAAACCTATCAAATGTACAAAGAATGTATGTAATTATGTAGTGAATTATGGTGATCAATCCCATACTTCTGGTGATCTTTCAATTGAAACTTTCAGATTTGCTTCTACTTCTGGTAAAGATGTTTCAATTCCTAACATTGTGTTTGGTTGTGGACATCAAAATGCTGGCACATTCAATAATGCAACTTCTGGCATCATAGGCTTAGGTGGTGGCAATGTCTCAATTGTCAACCAAATGCATCAAGAAATCAAAGGGAAATTCTCTTATTGTTTGATCCCATTGGCAATATCGTCGTCAAATCCTAATGTAACTAGTCACATCAACTTTGGTGACAATGCTATTGTATCTGGTCCTGGCGTCGTTTCAACTCCCTTATTTAGAAATCCGATGCAACCTACGttctattttctaaatttgaaagcTGTTAGCGTTGGGAGCAACAGGGTGAAATATCAATCATCTCCGATTTCTCCTCCTGCTGGTGATGGTGATCATGGTAACATCATAATAGATTCTGGCACGGTTCTAACGTTTATACCTGACGCTTTTTACTTGAATTTGGGATCACTGTTGATGCGTTCGGTCAATGCTACTAGGAAGGACGATCCTTCAGGGACTTTTACTGTGTGTTACGAACCTAATGAGAATGGTACTATCAATGTTCCAAAGATTGTTGCACATTTTACAGATGCGGATTTAGAGTTATCACCTACGAGCGTTTTTGCAAAAGTGGCGGATGATTTAGTTTGTCTGACTATAGTGCCAGGAAATCAAGTTGCTATTTTTGGAAATTTGTTACAATCCAATTTCCTAATTGGATATGATCTTGTGGCTAACAAAGTGTCCTTTAAGCCTACAGATTGCACCAAGCAATAA
- the LOC107857363 gene encoding aspartic proteinase CDR1-like, with the protein MSLADFRDIIRVKIEEDTAENRQAFAFDFLHLCIFLTLFLLSFFHLSLGSSRKSVSGFTLDLIHHGSLLSPFHNPSNTLSERLQNAFDRSFSRASFLKEKSDNSIQTTVIPKRGEFLMKISIGTPPVDTLVIVDTGSDLTWTQCEPCVDCFKQLIPIFNPKNSSSYKTIGCENKICDREEGFLTCNDKNNTCIYEVYKDQSHTIETFRFASTSGKNVSIPDIAFGCGRSNGGMFINATSGFIGLGRGNLSIVNQMHQEIKGKFSYCLIPFEISSTNPNATSHINFGDNAVVSSPGVVSTPLFTKVESTLYRLNLTAISLGNKRVEYIFSESSGNHQGNTIIDSGTALTFIPDFFYASLEILLIHSINATRKDDPSGAFNLCYEPKENGTIDVPKIVAHFTNADLELSPTSVFAKVADDLVCLTIMASNDENSIFGNLLQSSFLIGFDLVANTVSFKPTDCTYKH; encoded by the exons ATGTCTTTGGCTGACTTTAGAGATATAATTCGagtgaaaattgaagaagatacTGCTGAAAATAGACAGGcttttgcctttgattttctG CACTTATGCATTTTTCTAACACTATTTCTTCTATCTTTCTTTCATCTTTCTTTGGGTTCTTCTCGTAAAAGTGTATCTGGCTTCACTCTCGATCTTATCCACCACGGTTCTCTTCTTTCACCTTTTCACAACCCATCAAACACTCTATCTGAACGCCTTCAAAATGCCTTCGACCGGTCTTTCTCCCGGGCTTCTTTCTTGAAGGAAAAAAGTGATAATTCAATCCAAACGACTGTTATTCCAAAGAGAGGTGAATTCCTCATGAAAATCTCAATTGGAACTCCCCCTGTAGACACTCTTGTCATTGTTGACACTGGCAGTGACTTGACATGGACACAATGTGAGCCTTGTGTTGATTGCTTCAAACAATTGATACCGATTTTCAATCCCAAAAATAGCTCTTCTTATAAAACTATTGGTtgtgaaaataaaatttgtgatCGAGAAGAAGGATTTCTCACATGTAATGATAAGAATAATACATGTATTTATGAAGTTTATAAGGACCAATCCCACACTATTGAAACTTTCAGATTTGCTTCTACTTCTGGTAAAAATGTTTCAATTCCAGACATTGCCTTTGGTTGTGGACGTTCCAATGGTGGCATGTTCATTAATGCCACGTCTGGCTTCATTGGCTTAGGTCGTGGCAATCTCTCAATTGTCAACCAAATGCATCAAGAAATCAAAGGGAAATTCTCTTATTGTTTGATCCCATTTGAAATATCGTCAACTAATCCCAATGCAACTAGTCACATCAACTTTGGTGACAATGCAGTTGTATCTAGTCCTGGTGTCGTTTCAACTCCCTTGTTTACAAAGGTAGAGTCTACGTTGTATAGACTAAATTTGACAGCTATTAGCCTCGGGAACAAGAGGGTAGAATACATATTTTCTGAAAGTAGTGGTAATCATCAAGGTAACACTATAATAGATTCTGGCACGGCGTTAACATTTATACCTGACTTCTTTTATGCCAGTTTGGAAATATTGTTGATTCATTCGATCAATGCTACTAGAAAGGACGATCCATCAGGGGCTTTTAATTTGTGTTACGAGCCTAAGGAGAATGGCACTATCGATGTTCCAAAGATTGTTGCTCATTTTACAAATGCGGATTTAGAGTTATCACCTACCAGCGTTTTTGCAAAAGTGGCGGATGATTTAGTTTGTTTGACAATAATGGCATCAAATGACGAAAATTCTATCTTTGGAAATTTGTTACAATCCAGTTTCCTAATTGGATTTGATCTTGTGGCCAACACAGTGTCCTTTAAGCCTACAGATTGCACTTATAAGCACTAA